In Gimesia panareensis, the genomic window CTGGCTGACGGCGATCACGTGCCGGGTCAGGACCGTGCCCGGATTGATCCAGGCCAGCAGAACGGGAAAGCAGGTAATCAGTCCGCCCAGCAGTACAGCCGCCCAGATATGCAGGTGCGTCTGGCTGTGGTTGCCAATCCAGGTATAGGGAGTCACCAGAAAGGCAGCGCCGACGGCGGCCAGCCATTGGACGATCATCAGACAGGCAAACAGGCGGTCGGTCCGCTGGCATAAATGGCGACTGTGTTCGTTGAACAGTTCGTCTGCTCTTTGCGAAATACCAGGCTTGCAGGGTCTGGTCAGGATACTGAGTTTCATTTTTTCTCCTCCCGTCGGCAGGATTGCTTCTGGCCGAGCAGAGGACACCCGTAGGTGAGTGTCTCGTGTTGATCTGAGTTTCCCTGGGACAGAATAGAAAGCACTGCTGTTCTTCCCGTGTTGTCCCCCGTGTGCCCCCGAGAGCCTGTGATGCCTCCCTGGAAAACCAACTCGCCTTTCGTGTTGTATAACACGACAAATCCGGACGTCGTGGCACCGAACCGTCTGGCTGAATCGCCATCGAGATCGCTGCTGACGGTGACTCCGGGAATCGCGGAGGCTGACTCCCAGAGATCTGATTTTTCCCAGTCTTGCGGGAAGTCTGCTGGTTTGAAAAATTCGACGCGTGCATCAACTCTCTCGGATCCATAAGCCATGATCTGAGCCAGTTCACTCATACTGGCCCGGGTGCAGGGGCAGCGTGGATGCGCAAACATGATCAGGGTCGGACGGAACGCATTCCAGGTGGTCTGGCTTTCTGACGGCCAGTGGGCTGGCGAATGAGATGTCTCACCGGGGGTCGACTGGTATCTCCAGAGCAGGCCCATCCCGAAGAGAATCAATCCGACCCAGAGAATGGTCAGACAGGTGATCAGATAGCGATTGCCTGTCCGGCTCTGTGCCAGCGGCCTCACCATGTGAGTGTCATCAAAATTCCAGATACTGGAGGTATTCATTCGATCGTCTTGAACCTGTGCATGTGAAATCAAGCAGGGACATTTTCAGTTAGCAGATCTGCGACATTGACAGACGCAGTTGCACTACATCGATGAAAACATAAGTTGAAATCTTGGGCATGCAGTCGGAATTGGATCAAAACTGACAAATTGATCCGATATGGGGAGAAGTCGAAAGCAAAGACTTCACAATCGGTAAAAGTCAGATGAAATAAGGAGGAATTCCCATGCAGTTTGGGGATGGATAAAGACAGAGAATCCAAGGGATTACGTGATTTCTGAACAGGAGGATTTCCCTCAGGTTTTGTTCGCCTGCATAGAAAAGAATGCTCAGAAATCCCGGGAGACTCATTCTGAGGTTTAATCCTCCTGCAGATGAGAACCAGGAGGGGATTGCGGAGCGAATCGGTGCCAGACGGCCCTGGTTGCGGGAGCGTCGTTTGTCGAAATGCATTTGAGGGTTATTCGGATTCCCGCTGATGTATTGAGGTCGGGCAGGCTTTTCAGGACATTTCGGTCCTGATTTTTTATTCTAATTGACTCGTGTCATGTGCCTTTATCAGGATAAGAGTGACCGTTTTCCTTTGGTTATTTTGGGGCTGGGAAAAATCCGTGATGGCACATAAGCGATACTTCATAGAGATACAACAAAATCACGGCCCTGGTGCTCTCTCAGTTAACGCGACTCCAGTTGAGCAGCCACAAAAGACGGTCACTGCTTCCGGAATTATCTTCACTGTTCTTACTTGTTTGATTTCTTTGAGCGGATGTCAGGACAATCAAAGTGCCAATCCACGCATCACTGCCGAGCAGGGGGATGCCCAGGCACAAAACAATTTAGGAATCATGTATGCTGTGGGAGACGGCGTCGAACAGGATTTTACTCTTGCTCTGCAGTGGTTTCGCAAGGCAGCGGAACAGGGATACGCCGAAGCCCAAAATAATTTAGGAGTCAGCTACCGCGACGGAAAAGGAGTGGAGCAGGATTACGTACAGGCGGTGGAATGGTTTCGCCAAGCTGCAGAGCAGAACCTGGCCAAAGCACAATTCAATTTAGGAATCATGTATGCGAACGGAAACGGCGTCAAAAAGGATTATACGCAGGCAGTGGAGTGGTTTCGCAAAGCAGCCAGACAGGGAAATGTGGAAGCCCAAACCTATTTAGGAATCTGCTACCGAGATGGAATGGGGATTGAGAAAGATCTTCCACAGGCAACAGAGTGGATTCGCAAAGCTGCCCGGCAGAATCTGCCCATTGCACAGCATAATTTAGGATTCATGTATGCTACCGGAAATGGTGTTCAACAGGATTATGCTCAGGCGGTGAAGTGGTATCGCAAGGCAGCCGAACATGGAAATGCCGAAGCCCAAAACAATCTCGCAATGTGTTACCTTACCGGAAAGGGTGTTAAGCAGGATCTGACTCAAGCGGCAGAGTGGTTTCGCAAAGCGGCAGAGCACAATCTGGTCAGTGCCCAATACAATCTGGGATTCCTGTATGCCGAGGGAGAAGGCGTCAAACAGGATCTCACCGAAGCAGCAAAGTGGTATCGGAGAGCCGCCGAACAGGGACATGATCCCTCCAGGCAGGCATTGGAGAAGTTAGAGAAACGTCCCTAGACAGCGTTTCTTAATTCGGATGTGATATACCAAAGTCGTTTCAACCTGGGCTAACGCCCTGCGGCTAATTTTGCTTTTCTGCTGTTGAAGTCCTGAAAACAAGAGTAACAGCATATGGTCAGTTATTGTGAAGACACTAAAGGTGACTTCAGCAAGAATAAAATCCTCCCAGATAAATGGTTTCAATCTGAATTAAAAGCATATTTCAAAAAGACCTGCAAATGTAGACCTTGCACAATTAACATAAATGCATGCGGCAAAAAAGGTGATCCGAAAGTAAAAATTGAACTTCAGAAGATTGCTGATTCGACAGGATGTAAAGTATGTGGAACTACAAGGACAATCGCATTTGGTCGACTTGATGGTATTGAAAATAATCGGGATTGGTTGACTGATGGTACAATTATGTGCGTAAAACCAGCTATGTAACTTTTATTCGAGGATTTGCCATCGGAACAGACAGTGTGCTGGAGAAATGTTGCTGTTATGAGAAATAAAATTATCACGGCACTTATCGGGCTCCCTGTTTTATGTGTCGTCTTTATCGCTCTCTGGTCACTATTGAAGCCGAGGCACCTTCTACCGTTAGCGACTGGGACCTGTCTAAATGCTGAGATTACTGAAACAGATTCTTTGCTTGCTGTCGGATATAACCGAACACTTTATGAGTTCAAGGGCCCTGCCTATTCAGATCCATCAGTCTTATACACTGCCCAATCTCGATTGATTTCCGTTGGTTCACTTAGAAATTCTCCGATTAAAATCGTCGTCGGGGATAGAGATGGTTGGCTTTATTTTCCAGGTACTCATGTTGATCCAATTCAAGTTAGTGGTGGTATGGTTCTTGCCTGCGCCATAATCTCGGAAAAGGGCTCATCACGGGCCACCATTGTAGCTGCAGGGCATGACGGAATCCAAGACTATGGATGGGGGGGCAACGTTTGCATCCTTTCATACCAGAATAAAGCAGTTGAGATAAGAAAGAATTATAAATTTGAATGGACGCCAAATAATTTGTGTATCGCTCGTAAGAGCAAGGCACTCATTGTGGGTTGTGAAAGAAACGAATTTGTACATATTTCCTTGAACACAGACCAGCGACAAACAATTAGAGTTAAAGGGGGAACAGATCAATGTGTTTTATCCCACGACGAAAGTCTGCTCGCAATAGTTGAGTATCAATCAGTTTCTGTACGTCGTGTTTCGCACCTTGAAAAGGTTATCGCACGAATTGAAGTGAGTGGGAATTATAGTCGAATATGCTGGCACCCAACAGAACCAGATGTACTCATAATCGCAGAGCCCGAAGCCGGCATTAAATTACTTAACGTTTCCAATAATGGAGTTCAATTTGTTGAAAACACAGACTTCGTGAGGCCGGTACTCATTTGGATGCCGAAGGAACAAAAATCAGCATATATTCTCGACAGAGACTGGAGTTTGGTGAATATTCAATTGTAAGCCGCGGAGAAAGATCAGGTTCAATCTTCTGATATTATGGAAGAGTATTTTTATGAACACATCGTGGCGAATAGCATTCACTTTCGCTGAAAATCAGCCAGCATTAGTCCAAAAGCCGGATAACAGGCGAGTCAGAAAGGAAACATAAACTATGGTAGTCACTAACTTTCTTTGGGACGGAGACAGTTATCTGGAAGAGTATGACGATGTCGGCTCAGCTATAGCAACTTAAGTGTAGATCCAGAATTAGCACTGTATCACGTGGCTGGTTCATCGTAACCGTACACCAGGACCAGTCATTTCGCTGGGGCTGATTATTTGCTGAGGCGGCGTCGGGCTCGACGCTTGCGTTTGCGGTCAGCGGATTGGCGACGCTCGTCCTGGCGGTACGTTCGAATCGATTCAGGGTGGTCCACTCTCCAGGCGTGCGGTGCCAGCCTGGCCCAGTCCGTCTCGCCGTCAAGGGCACGCTGCAACACGTCGTGCAGGTAAGCAGCTACGTCCAGGTCGTTACGAATCGCCGTACCCACGATCGTCATCAGGTTCGCCGCTCGATCACCAGCGAACACCGATCCTTTGAACATCCAATTCTTGCGACCCGTGGCCACACGTTTCATCAGTTGTTCGCAATCGTTGTTGTCAATCGGGATCGAGGCGTCATCAATAAATCGCGACAAGGCCTTCCAGTGACGACGAATGTACGCAGCGGCTTGACCAAGATTGCTCTTGGGTAAAACACGACCCGGCGACATCTCTTCGCCGGACAAGTACTCTTCGATCAGACCCAGTACATGACGCGACAGGCGGCGGCGACGGGCCAGCCGCTGGGACGCATTGAGCCTCTGGATCTGGTCCTCGACGTCGTAGAGCATCCGAATCCACGATTCGAGCTGAGCGACCTGGAGCGGGAACGCGCTGCGGCACTCGTCAATCTTACGACGCGCATGCGCCCAACACGCGGCGAACGTAATCCGTGAGCCACTTCGAACCTCGATCTTCTGAAAACCCGACCAGCAATCTCCGATCAGGTTGCCCGCGAAATCTCTGAGCACTTCATCCGGTCCGTCCCGGTGACGACTGACCGTGAAGTCAAACGCCACCACCGGAAGACGCGAGGCGTAATAGCCCCACATCTTTGCGTTGATGCTGGGCTTGCCGGCGGCGATCGCGGTTTCCAGCACCTCGCCGATCCGCTGCCCGCGGGGATGCCGGGACAGATCCGGCATCGCGGCGGGAGTAATCAACAACACGCCGGTGTCGTCGCAACCGATCGTTTGATCCTGTTTCAGATAGCTGCGCAGGTGCGCCGCCAGCGGACGAAGTGCAAACTCAACACCCGCTTCGATGTTTTGCAGCGTGCTGCGACTGGGGGTCCAGCCACTGCCGGCGAACAGGTCTTGCTGGCGGTAAAACGGGAGATGATAGAAGTATTTCGCCGCCACGACTTCTACACCGATCGATGGATCGAAACGATGGCCCTCGACCAGTCCGGTCGGCCGCTCAGGACTGAGGATGCCTTGGGTTTTGTCCGCTGGGTGCGCGTACTTGGCATATCTGGTCACCCGCACGCGTAGTTCACTGCGGATCAACTCAAGCGTTTCGACTTCATCGTAGCCGATCAGTTTCAATCCCTCGCGTTGTTCCTTGGGAAGGTCAACGAGTTTCTCATAACGCGGCAGGTGGGCGGGGAATTTACGGTCGTCGGGTCGCGGTCGCCTGGGTTGGCACTTTCGGTTCGATTCAGCGGCGTCCTGGGCAATTTGTTCAGCTTGCCGGATCGCTTCTTCGAGCGCGCTGACCACTTCGGGCGTGACTTCCTCGCCCAGGTCCAGCAGCAACTGACCGGCACCGTCGATTCGCCGTTCGCTCTTACGGCCGTAGAGTTGTTTAAGAAGTTTCTCGATCGTCAGGTTCAGCTCGGTGACTTTCTCATTGAGCTGGTCCTGATTGTCCTTGAGCTGCAAGACCGAGTGGGCCTGTTCTTCGA contains:
- a CDS encoding tetratricopeptide repeat protein, which translates into the protein MSGCQDNQSANPRITAEQGDAQAQNNLGIMYAVGDGVEQDFTLALQWFRKAAEQGYAEAQNNLGVSYRDGKGVEQDYVQAVEWFRQAAEQNLAKAQFNLGIMYANGNGVKKDYTQAVEWFRKAARQGNVEAQTYLGICYRDGMGIEKDLPQATEWIRKAARQNLPIAQHNLGFMYATGNGVQQDYAQAVKWYRKAAEHGNAEAQNNLAMCYLTGKGVKQDLTQAAEWFRKAAEHNLVSAQYNLGFLYAEGEGVKQDLTEAAKWYRRAAEQGHDPSRQALEKLEKRP
- the tnpC gene encoding IS66 family transposase; protein product: MADESLPHDIQDCHRLIAMLQRQVDDGQQTINQQATQLSLKDKLVEEQAHSVLQLKDNQDQLNEKVTELNLTIEKLLKQLYGRKSERRIDGAGQLLLDLGEEVTPEVVSALEEAIRQAEQIAQDAAESNRKCQPRRPRPDDRKFPAHLPRYEKLVDLPKEQREGLKLIGYDEVETLELIRSELRVRVTRYAKYAHPADKTQGILSPERPTGLVEGHRFDPSIGVEVVAAKYFYHLPFYRQQDLFAGSGWTPSRSTLQNIEAGVEFALRPLAAHLRSYLKQDQTIGCDDTGVLLITPAAMPDLSRHPRGQRIGEVLETAIAAGKPSINAKMWGYYASRLPVVAFDFTVSRHRDGPDEVLRDFAGNLIGDCWSGFQKIEVRSGSRITFAACWAHARRKIDECRSAFPLQVAQLESWIRMLYDVEDQIQRLNASQRLARRRRLSRHVLGLIEEYLSGEEMSPGRVLPKSNLGQAAAYIRRHWKALSRFIDDASIPIDNNDCEQLMKRVATGRKNWMFKGSVFAGDRAANLMTIVGTAIRNDLDVAAYLHDVLQRALDGETDWARLAPHAWRVDHPESIRTYRQDERRQSADRKRKRRARRRLSK